One window of Branchiostoma lanceolatum isolate klBraLanc5 chromosome 8, klBraLanc5.hap2, whole genome shotgun sequence genomic DNA carries:
- the LOC136440994 gene encoding E3 ubiquitin-protein ligase TRAF7-like isoform X4, which yields MASKQLTAEEGAGSGTGSGTDSPTPSRRLETTFGPGYSTVTTLVAEGSPNYPWQKSQSFDSDNEEEMSDEPLVFTETPSSKLFCLLCERVFKDAVITTCGHTFCRWCVNMKTNEKCPVDDSKLSVVVANIAVSEQIGELFIHCKYGCQQADSSKMGEWELDPRGCPMTVRVNARKEHEASCGYAPVSCPNNPNCPPLKRMELEEHLKQCDHIRCPHHKYGCTFVGTSSDVSHHLTNICRFEGIKEFLQQTEDKMREMQLQLAQKDQEIAFLRSMLGRLSEKIDALEKSVEVKLDVLDESCNKLQDEVMESRRDCALINVSDELSHINARLNTGVVGTLDPQQIFRCKGTYVGHQGPVWTLCVHGDLLFSGSSDKTIKVWDTCTNYKCQRTLEGHTGIVLALCIHNNKLYSGSADCSIMVWDIPSLEHMKTIQAHDNPVCTLVASNNLLFSGSLKAIKVWDIHTLQLKRELTGLNHWVRALVASTHYLYSGSYQTIKIWDLKSLECVHVLQTSGGSVYSIAITNHHILCGTYENCIHVWDLDSHEQIQTLTGHVGTVYALAVVNTHEGTKVFSASYDRSLRVWSMDNMICTQTLLRHQGSVACLAVSRGRVFSGAVDSTVKVWQ from the exons ATGGCCAGCAAGCAGCTCACTGCTGAGGAGGGGGCGGGCAGTGGCACTGGTAGTGGCACCGACTCTCCTACT CCATCAAGGAGACTAGAAACAACCTTTGGACCAGGTTATTCCACAGTCACAACCCTGG TAGCTGAGGGCTCACCAAACTATCCATGGCAGAAGTCCCAGTCATTTGACAGTGATAATGAAGAAGAAATGTCTGAT GAGCCCTTAGTGTTCACAGAGACACCCTCATCCAAGTTGTTCTGCCTTTTGTGTGAGAGGGTCTTTAAAGATGCTGTCATCACAACATGTGGG CACACTTTCTGTAGGTGGTGTGTCAACATGAAGACAAACG AAAAGTGTCCTGTAGATGATAGTAAGCTGTCGGTGGTGGTAGCAAACATCGCAGTGTCGGAGCAGATCGGAGAACTCTTCATCCACTGTAAATATGGCTGCCAGCAAGCGGACAGCAGCAAGATGGGGGAGTGGGAGCTAGACCCCAGGGGCTGTCCCATGACAGTCAGGGTCAATGCCAGAAA GGAGCATGAGGCATCCTGTGGATATGCACCGGTGTCATGTCCCAACAACCCCAACTGTCCTCCCCTAAAGAGAATG GAACTCGAGGAACACTTGAAACAGTGTGACCATATCAGATGTCCTCACCACAAGTATGG ATGCACATTTGTGGGCACCAGCAGTGATGTGTCCCACCACCTGACTAACATCTGCAG GTTTGAAGGCATTAAGGAGTTCCTGCAGCAGACGGAGGATAAGATGCGTGAGATGCAGCTTCAGCTGGCGCAGAAGGACCAGGAGATCGCCTTCCTCAGGTCCATGCTCGGCAGGCTCTCCGAGAAAATCGACGCACTCGAGAAGTCGGTGGAGGTCAAGCTGG ATGTGCTGGATGAGAGCTGTAATAAGCTTCAAGATGAAGTCATGGAGTCCAGAAGAGACTGTGCCCTGATCAATGTAAGT GATGAGCTCTCTCACATCAATGCAAGGTTGAACACTGGAGTTGTAGGAA CATTGGATCCTCAACAGATCTTCAGATGCAAGGGAACTTATGTTGGTCATCAG GGACCTGTGTGGACACTGTGTGTCCATGGGGATCTGTTGTTCAGTGGGTCCTCTGACAAGACAATCAAG GTTTGGGACACATGCACCAACTACAAGTGCCAGAGAACATTGGAGGGACACACAGGCATTGTGTTAGCCCTCTGTATCCACAA caACAAGTTGTACAGTGGCTCTGCTGACTGTTCCATCATG GTGTGGGACATCCCGTCCCTGGAGCACATGAAGACTATCCAGGCCCATGATAACCCGGTCTGCACTCTGGTCGCTTCCAACAACCTGCTCTTCAGCGGCTCACTCAAGGCCATCAAA GTTTGGGACATCCACACCCTGCAGTTGAAGAGAGAACTGACAGGACTGAACCACTGGGTACGAGCCCTGGTGGCCTCCACACACTACCTGTACAGCGGGTCCTACCAGACCATCAAG ATCTGGGACCTGAAGAGCCTGGAGTGCGTGCATGTCCTGCAGACATCAGGAGGCAGTGTGTACTCCATCGCCATCACCAACCACCACATACTGTGTGGCACCTATGAGAACTGCATACAC GTGTGGGATCTAGATTCCCATGAACAGATCCAGACCCTGACAGGACATGTGGGCACAGTCTACGCACTGGCTGTGGTCAACACTCACGAGGGGACCAAAGTCTTCAGTGCCTCCTACGACAGGTCACTGAGG GTGTGGAGCATGGACAACATGATCTGCACCCAGACCCTGCTGCGTCACCAGGGCAGCGTGGCCTGTCTGGCCGTGTCCAGGGGAAGGGTGTTCTCTGGAGCCGTCGACAGTACTGTCAAG GTGTGGCAGTAG